Proteins from a single region of Meles meles chromosome 10, mMelMel3.1 paternal haplotype, whole genome shotgun sequence:
- the FKBP14 gene encoding peptidyl-prolyl cis-trans isomerase FKBP14, translated as MRSGVLSLFLWELLSSSSNMRLFLWNAVLTLLVTSLSGALIPEPEVKIEVLQKPFICHRKTKGGDLMLVHYEGYLEKDGSLFHSTHKHNNGQPIWFTLGILEALKGWDQGLKGMCVGEKRKLTIPPALGYGKEGKGKIPPESTLIFNIDLLEIRNGPRSHESFQEMDLNDDWKLSKAEVKVYLKKEFEKHGAVVNESHHDVLVEDIFDKEDEDKDGFISAREFTYKHDEL; from the exons ATGAGGTCGGGGgtcctttctctgtttttgtgGGAACTTCTTTCCAGCTCCAGCAACATGAGGCTTTTCTTGTGGAACGCGGTGTTGACGCTGTTGGTCACTTCTTTGAGCGGGGCTCTGATCCCTGAACCAGAAGTGAAAATTGAGGTGCTTCAGAAACCTTTCATCTGCCATCGCAAGACCAAAGGGGGGGATTTGATGTTGGTCCACTATGAAGGTTACTTAGAAAAGGATGGCTCCTTATTTCACTCCAC tCACAAACATAACAATGGTCAGCCCATTTGGTTTACCTTGGGCATCCTGGAGGCTCTCAAAGGTTGGGACCAGGGCTTGAAAGGAATGTGtgtaggagagaagagaaagctcaCCATTCCTCCTGCCTTGGGctatggaaaagaaggaaaag GTAAAATTCCCCCAGAGAGTACACTGATATTCAACATTGATCTCCTGGAGATTCGAAATGGACCAAGATCCCATGAGTCATTCCAAGAAATGGATCTTAATGATGACTGGAAACTCTCTAAGGCTGAG GTGAAAGTGTATTTAAAGAAGGAGTTTGAAAAGCATGGTGCAGTGGTGAATGAAAGTCATCATGATGTTTTGGTGGAGGATAtttttgataaagaagatgaagacaaagatggATTTATCTCTGCCAGAGAATTTACATATAAACATGATGAGTTATAG